One window from the genome of Enterobacter asburiae encodes:
- the lysA gene encoding diaminopimelate decarboxylase, with the protein MPRPLNQTDTDLNADNLLRLPAEFGCPVWVYDAQIVREKIAALHQFDVVRFAQKACSNIHILRLMREQGVKVDSVSLGEIERALAAGFDPKADDDAIVFTADVIDDATLSRVHELQIPVNAGSVDMLEQLGQVSPGHRVWLRVNPGFGHGHSQKTNTGGENSKHGIWYADMPAALEVLQRYSLKLVGIHMHIGSGVDYGHLEQVCGAMVRQVIDFGQDLEAISAGGGLSIPYREGEEAIDTDHYYGLWSAARDQIAAHLGHAVKLEIEPGRFLVAEAGVLVSQVRSVKDMGSRHFVLIDAGFNDLMRPSMYGSYHHITALAADGRDLTQAPRVETVVAGPLCESGDVFTQQEGGKVETRALPEVKPGDYLVLHDTGAYGASMSSNYNSRPLLPEVLFDNGKARLIRRRQTIQELLALELI; encoded by the coding sequence ATGCCACGCCCGCTGAACCAGACTGATACCGATTTGAACGCTGACAACCTGCTGCGCCTGCCCGCCGAGTTTGGCTGCCCGGTGTGGGTCTACGACGCGCAGATCGTTCGCGAGAAGATCGCCGCCCTGCATCAGTTTGACGTGGTGCGCTTTGCCCAGAAGGCCTGCTCCAATATCCATATTCTGCGCCTGATGCGTGAGCAGGGCGTGAAGGTCGACTCCGTCTCACTGGGCGAAATCGAGCGTGCGCTGGCGGCCGGATTCGATCCGAAAGCCGACGACGACGCGATCGTCTTTACCGCCGACGTGATCGACGATGCGACGCTTTCGCGCGTCCACGAGCTGCAGATCCCGGTGAACGCCGGTTCTGTGGATATGCTGGAGCAGCTGGGTCAGGTTTCTCCCGGCCATCGCGTCTGGCTGCGCGTGAATCCGGGCTTTGGTCATGGTCACAGCCAAAAAACCAATACCGGCGGCGAAAACAGCAAGCACGGGATCTGGTATGCCGATATGCCCGCCGCGTTGGAGGTATTACAGCGCTATAGCCTGAAGCTGGTGGGTATTCATATGCACATTGGATCTGGCGTCGATTACGGCCACCTGGAGCAGGTGTGCGGCGCGATGGTGCGCCAGGTTATCGACTTCGGTCAGGATCTGGAGGCGATCTCTGCCGGTGGCGGCCTCTCCATTCCCTATCGCGAAGGCGAAGAGGCGATCGATACCGATCACTATTACGGTCTGTGGAGCGCCGCGCGCGATCAAATTGCCGCGCATCTTGGTCACGCGGTGAAGCTGGAAATTGAGCCGGGTCGTTTCCTGGTGGCGGAAGCCGGTGTGCTGGTTTCGCAGGTGCGCAGCGTGAAAGATATGGGGTCTCGCCACTTCGTATTGATTGACGCAGGCTTTAACGACCTGATGCGTCCGTCCATGTACGGCAGCTATCACCACATTACCGCCCTGGCTGCCGACGGCCGCGACTTAACGCAGGCGCCGCGGGTTGAGACGGTCGTTGCGGGACCGCTGTGCGAATCGGGTGACGTGTTCACTCAGCAGGAAGGCGGCAAAGTGGAGACCCGCGCGCTGCCAGAGGTCAAACCGGGTGATTATCTTGTGCTGCATGATACCGGTGCCTACGGGGCGTCGATGTCATCTAACTACAACAGCCGCCCGCTGCTGCCGGAAGTGCTGTTTGATAACGGCAAGGCACGGCTGATCCGTCGTCGCCAGACCATTCAGGAACTGCTGGCTTTAGAACTCATCTGA